One window of Triticum dicoccoides isolate Atlit2015 ecotype Zavitan chromosome 5A, WEW_v2.0, whole genome shotgun sequence genomic DNA carries:
- the LOC119301657 gene encoding low molecular mass early light-inducible protein HV90, chloroplastic-like, with product MATMMAMSSFAGAAVLPRGSAGRFGARSLPALGRRALVVRAQTEGPSAPPPNKRKASTSIWDAMAFSGPAPERINGRLAMVGFVTALAVEAGRGDGLLSQLGSGTGQAWFAYTVAVLSMASLVPLLQGESAESRAGAIMNANAELWNGRFAMLGLVALAATEIITGAPFINV from the exons ATGGCGACTATGATGGCGATGAGCTCCTTCGCCGGTGCCGCCGTCCTGCCTCGTGGCTCAGCTGGCCGCTTCGGCGCCCGCTCTCTGCCAGCGCTGGGCCGACGCGCCCTTGTCGTCAGGGCACAAACCGAGGGCCCGAGCGCACCACCGCCAAACAAACGCAAG GCGAGCACCTCGATCTGGGACGCGATGGCGTTCAGCGGCCCTGCGCCGGAGCGCATCAACGGACGCCTTGCCATGGTGGGCTTCGTGACGGCGCTCGCGGTGGAGGCAGGCCGCGGCGACGGGCTCCTCTCGCAACTCGGCAGCGGCACCGGGCAGGCGTGGTTCGCCTACACTGTGGCGGTGCTGTCCATGGCGTCCTTGGTGCCGTTGCTCCAGGGCGAGAGTGCTGAGAGCAGAGCCGGCGCCATCATGAACGCCAACGCGGAGCTCTGGAACGGCCGCTTCGCCATGCTCGGCCTCGTCGCTCTTGCGGCCACCGAGATCATCACGGGCGCGCCCTTCATCAACGTGTAG